A region from the Triticum aestivum cultivar Chinese Spring chromosome 3D, IWGSC CS RefSeq v2.1, whole genome shotgun sequence genome encodes:
- the LOC123078659 gene encoding uncharacterized protein: MSSTPSSTSTAGTPTPRSGFGRSTPRARSSTPCSATSSPPAWGPAVALARASDGAVDWSRPDAPAVEEVVGPDGVDFVTGDGDLAFGSGVRVRDMVGPFELVVSDGAGRGRAELQLPSMQWSTLDAINSGVCV, from the exons ATGTCGTCGACGCCATCGTCGACAAGTACGGCTGGGACCCCGACGCCGAGGTCCGGGTTTGGCCGCTCGACGCCGAGGGCGCGCTCGTCGACGCCGTGCAGCGCTACGAGTTCCCCGCCCGCGTGGGGCCCCGCGGTCGCGCTGGCGCGGGCCTCCGACGGGGCCGTCGACTGGAGCCGCCCCGACGCCCCCGCGGTGGAGGAGGTGGTCGGGCCCGACGGGGTCGActtcgtcaccggcgatggcgACCTGGCGTTCGGCTCCGGCGTCAGGGTCCGTGACATGGTAGGGCCGTTCGAGCTGGTGGTCTCCGATGGCGCTGGCAGGGGCCGCGCGGAGCTCCAGTTGCCGTCG ATGCAATGGAGTACACTTGATGCGATCAattctggtgtgtgtgtgtga